Below is a genomic region from Schistocerca cancellata isolate TAMUIC-IGC-003103 chromosome 12, iqSchCanc2.1, whole genome shotgun sequence.
CTGTCACCAGTGACGTCGTCCCacacaccactgccgtctagcacgtttctgcacatttgtcaaacATAGCTGGAGAAGTGGACGAGCACGTAACCAATACAGTAATAAAAGGCGATGAACTGTCGCCCCCGACAGTGTACGAAGTCTCacagtgttccactgttgcgccagagccgaggaggacgcagatctgtcctgcagtgccattcgcaTGAGATGTCCATCTTCTCGGGGGGTCGTCTGGGTGGTGTGACCAGACCCATCTTGACGTGTTCTGCGACCTTCCGTGAACAATTCTGCACATAgctgttgcactgccgaaacacttcgtccccctCACGagtagcaatttcccggatggatacaTTACAGTCTTTCATGCCAATAATGCTCCCTTTTCCAAACTCACTGATTCGACGGTACGGTtcgtgcatacgtctgcgaggAACCCTGCACGAATGCTCAATccacactgatccattatcttcggtttacagcgacaacgaaagCCGCAGCTGGTggtgcgccgcgatatcgatgttgatcttgaGCCTAGGgatcgacatggttcaaatgctaatcgctTCTGcagaatatattaatgtacatgtcctcgcacacgtatagtgaacttccgcgccagagatcatcgcctagtgtttgtgtgtgtcgtcgtgttcgtGTTCCGTGTTACAcgtttgtgctccaacgttcgcgtgtgccatctgtcatttctgtgcgtgtccacgtgtctgaacatttttattttggactctgcgcCCATGAACTGCTCCGTATGTTtcaattttgtatgtctacgttcTACCTCTAGTGTTTCGAGGTCTTccgttttttctgaacgtgagtgtatatAGTATATGCGCCTCTACAGGGACTAAAGCAATGTGGTACAGGCCATCTACACTTGTAGACGCATAAGGCATTTCGCTTAGGCTCCTCTAACTGTGGGCTATGTTACTGCGGCATGGGGATATTAATGTCTACCAGAACAGCTGATATGTGTCTCCGACAAAGTAAAAAATTACCTAGGCCTACTTTAGTTTTTCTTGGTAACACTTAAAACTGTGGGAAAATCGTGAAGGAAGAGAATCGACACTTTTGAGATTCTGTTACtgtataaaaatgttgaaaattactaatgaagaggttctccgcagaaagtTGGAACATATGGAGAACAAcgacaaacagaaacagaagatgATGGAACACGTGTCAAGAAATAGCGGAATAATTTCCAGGGCACTAGAGGAAGCCATAGAGGATAGAAACTGTagggaagatagagactggaatacatacaggaaataattgaagatgtaggctGCAAATGATTCTCTGAGATGGACACGCTGCATTTAGATGACGGATGagtaaaaaattgaaagaaaattgaAACCTCATGAGTCTTGCTCATAGTTTGCTGGTACGCAAATTTTCTAACAAAAATATCATGTCTCCCAGAACTGTATTTTACGAAAAATATTTCATGTTGTTAGGCTGCATCAAACTTTATCAGGACGACATAGAAAAAACGAAGTGTTTTAttgaagcaaaataaaaaacattATTGAGGAAAACGCGATAGCAATCGATTactagctttttttaaattttggtctccTACAAAATACTTCCTTCTGagagtttatttttttaataaggTCAATCAACACGTTGAACAAGTGAAAAAACACCAGGTCTCCGTTTCTTGTCTGAAGATTGGCCTGCTCAGCAGTCGCAGAAGATTGCAGCTGATAATTTCTCAAAATGGTACGCTAAAAAATTATCATGCACGTGATGTTCATTCAGGGTTAACCTAAAGTCTAGTGTTAAAAAGAACCGCATCTCATTGCAGATTACATTTCTAATCCACCCATTAATCTGTGAGAGCAGCTGAGATATCTCGTGATTACAACACTATCGACAAGTGATGACGCACGTTCCAGCCTGCGGTACGGTACATATAGACACGTCCAGGAGAGCATCTTCACACTCGTCAACCCCGCAGACACAATGGCCGTCCGAGCTCTCATCGCTGCTGCCGCCTTCTTGGCCGTCTTCCAGGGTGAGTCTGACATAGCACACTAACACTTCATATTACAACATCATGCCACTGCTGAACGCGCATTATAAGTTCAAGGGAACATCTCTTTATTCACTGTTCTCTGTCGTATATCAGTTGACGATTGTGTTTCAGGCAGTGTGGATGTGGCATGTCTTACGTGAGGGTAGACTGTTCAGTGGCAGTGATATAGAGGAAACATCATCAAAGACACACCAGAATGAAAACCCCAAGCAAATCAGCTGAGTCTGAGCAGTGCTTCGAATGAAATGCGACGAAACCAGTACTGTGCCACGTCAAGTATCTGGCACAGTGTCATTAAGGGGCCTATCAGAATAAAGATGTAGCAAAACCTAATAAAGAGGGGGCAAAAGTTtgagtttgaggggggggggggggggagggcttgcGCTCGAGGAACAAAATTTATTAACGTCTTCAAGATTATCTCATCCACCTCAGCTGGAAAACCCTGAAACAATGTGCCTTTCACAGAGGGAGAGTTTGGGATACGAATAGCAAAACAGCTTCAAAGGGCGTTGCCGGTGGGGATAGTCGAAGTCAGCTATAAATGGCAGTGCGATACAGACAGTACCCTCAAAGACATTTCCGGTTGAGGGTTCCAAGAATTCTTTACGGAAACCCCACCCAAAACTGTAGCCCCATCAGATCCAATATCTGCCTACTGGGATAATGGCTGGAATGAAGGGAGTTATAACAGCACGGCCAACTCTCATGGCCAGAGAAAGAAAGACGTATCGTAGATTTAAACGGAATTATCAACTTGGACGTACTTTGGGAAGACAACCATTTATCAGCCATATTAGGGAACCTTGTCAGAGCAACATATAGCCAAAATCTTGATCTATTTAACTGTGTATCTACTGTAAGTGAGAGGCCTTGGATACAGAATCACTCTCATAGATATCCGAAGAGACTGGACATGCCGCCCTGAATTTGTTTCCAGGCTCCAGCGCGGCAGCCGCCGTGGATGTCCTGCCCCAGGCGTTCGCCAACGCGACGGCCCCCCTGCCCCTTCCAAAGCACAGCGTGTACTTCTACATCAGCAACGCCACCGCCGTCAAACAGCAGGTGCAGAGCGCCTTGCAGGCCTACCTCGCCGACATGGGCATGACCGTGGACATGATGGCCGCCAGGACGCTCAGGCAGCTGTACCAGCAGGAGAGCAACTACTTCAAGCACTTTGAGTACCTCGCACTGCACCCTGAGCAGCTGGTACCCACTTCGTACGACTCGGCACTGCCGTACCTGGGCGCCCTCTACCGTCGGATGGTCGCCCTTGTAAAGGATGGAGCTTCAGCCACCAGCAGAGCTACCCCACAGGTAAGCAGTAAAATGGTTAACAACATGTATAAATTATAGTCTCCTACAAGTAGCCCTTTATCAGGAAACACATTCAATATTGGATAGGCAGCTGGAGTTTCACAGCTACCTCCCACTGGGGTAGATCTTGGCCATATAGTTTGGAAGCCACTCACAGTGGCCATGTCCAACGCTGTCGACCCGACTTTTACCCACTGTTTACCTATTGTTTTCGGAAGTACAGCCAGGCATTCATCCTCAAACTCTATAATCAGTGTCACCTACTCTACCACCTAGTATCATCTTTACATGCAAAACAATCTTCTGCATTACTCCCCCATAATTTAAGACTAGAATATAACCACTCAACTTACGTCCTCCAAATTTCTCCTGTCCTTTCTCAGGTCAGGTGTTTTAGTGCAGATCACACTACTGCTATCATCATGATCATCACCTTCATCTGCACATCCATCACCAAGTGCTTCTTGAAAGGAACAGATTCTAATATTTTCAACACCATCAATAAATTGAAACTTGTATTTTATAAATTTATGTATATTTTATACTCGTTTTTGCTGATGTCTACTTATCCTCAACCTTGAGGGTTGAGTAAATGAAACGATGGTAAGGTCGTGCACGGTTAGCTAAATGGTATGGCGACCACTCGCGACAATCtggaaatccgcgttcgagtcccggtgcggcacaaaatttcattgcgtCATTCAATTCTACAGGTGATGgttttccatattcgcaactgtgaactcATTGACGTATTTTGTAACAGCTGTTGTCACTGCAATGTctgtcctttggacatgcatgcgtgtccaaaggaaaTTACATCGTAATCAGAACAACGCAGACACTGCAATAATGTAAACATCGTAAAAATTAAAAGTTTGCTAAAGATTGCACAACACTACAATTTAGTCTGCTACTGCCTACCTTATCAGTGCAAATTGGTGGGGAAAGTCTGTATAATATTTTCATGAGACACTTAACGTCAATAAATATATATCAATAATACTTGTAGGCTAATTTGTGATGATACCCAATGATTGTAGGTTTCACGGAATCTGCGTCAAGTGGAGTATTCCGAATGGAGCCCAGAGGACTCCTATGTCAAGCTGCCTGAGGTGGTCGGCAAGGGACTCTCGGAGCTGCGTTCCTGGGTCAACAACTTGATGGACACCGGCCTCTCAGCCGCCAACAGCCAATTGGCGGGCATAATGAAGAAGACGCGCGAAGAGGTGGGTAGCGCACAAATTCAAGCACTTGTGATTCACAGTAAACACAAAACCTATTACAGCAAGTCCTGAAACTGCTAAAAGCGTCACTGCTTTGTCTAGTAACGATTTCTGGACATTGGTACACACCACCCCACCTGTTGGTAAGGATATTGTAGTTATATATGAACGTATACTGGACGATGGTGCACACACTTTCCCATTTGGTAGTATGAatattacgtgtgtgtgtgtgtgtcagagaaagagagagagagagagagagagagagagagagacaagactAGCACCCTACCAACAACGGTGTTGATTTTGCAGCAACTCATCCCATACGTGCAGAGTGCCCAGTTCAATGCGAGAAGGGCCAGTGGCTGGTACGAGGACAAGTTCCAGCAGTACTCCAGTCCAGAGGTCTACCAAGACTTCGTGGCTGCACGACAGGAACTTTGGGACCTCCAACTGGTCGCCTAACCATCAATGGAGTCTCATtatgtgtaaaatatgaataaatacaGCATTCTTATGAAGTATGTCACATAATGTTTTTACTGTCACATTCCCTATGACCTGTCTGTCTAAATACTTCTCCGAAATAAACTCATGGCTATATTtgcaacacaaaaaaaattatttgtctaAGTAAGTACGACTAGAAGGAACACACTCGTTAATGCTTTCGTTAAcacaaattttacacacatttcagaaaaaaaattccttGTCTTGATCAGTGCCATACCATCACTAACAAaataagtttctgttgaaaatcaaTGAGGTGATAAATGCGCTGGGATAATTTTAGCCTGACCATCATGTATATGACCTCTCAAGCAGCTGCACAACAATGCAACTATAATCGGTTCTCAAATTTTTGAAGCACAAGTGAGCAATATCTGGCGCTGTTGGTGTGACACTTTTATGTTGTTGAAATATTGGCATTCCAGTAACTATGAGTGGTTTGAATACGGTGAGCTTTTAACGTAAGAGTATTGTGAGGAAATGGAAGATCAGGTGAAAATTAtcatagatgattttttttttcgatgCCTCGAATTCCTTCATTCAACTTTAGAGATTGACTGCTTACAATTCGTTTGAAAACTTCATCGTGATCACACTCCCATTGGTGATGGATTTTGAGAAGATTGATAATAATCACTGGTTGTTCCGCAAGGCAGCGGCGCTACGTATCACATCTGTTCTGTCACAGTCGCCATATGTAGAACGCGGTTTATGATCGCTGATGGTAGTGGTGATGTGGACAATGGAGGAGCAATCAGTCCATTTCTGTCTTCAATAACAGGCGGGTTCAAAAAGTGAACAGCTAGGCAGGAGCAAAGTTCAGAATGTGGTGAGTCATCCACTCCAAACGTGACCTTTGCGATCCGTGCTGTCCGCGTCTTTGTCATGGGTATAATGCTGTCAAATGCTGATACTTGCGCTGAGAGATGGCTTTCCAGCCGTTTCGAAATTCTGATCATCCGATCTTGAAACTAGTATAcgctgaaaaaatttgatttttgcacatcttagaACCAGATAGCTTTGCTCGATAAGGACTGAAATTATTTTCGTTGTTTATCACGGTTACTTCAATGCATCGAATGAAGTAAAACGGTGAACAAAATTTTAAAGAGTATTCACAGATAAAAACGCATTTCGTGAACTTTCGTATATTTGATTTTAGCTAGTACATTGCGGTATATGAAATGTACTAGAGTCATTCAATAAATAAAGAGACAAATTAGTCttaagaaaaaagcgtttatttttacaatacaACGCttttcctacttttcaacattatccccttgaacatttaggcacttgttccaacgggccaCAAGCTTttctttattccggctgcaaagagttctttatcttgatgtttgaaccaatttcgcacAAACTTTTACACGTCCTCGTCCTGGAACCTCTCAACATGCAATgcttccttcagtgcaccaaacgaaTGGAAATCACCAGGTGCTAAATCATGACTGTAAGGGGGAGGAGGCAGTACCTCCCATCCCATTTTGCGATGGTTTCACGAGTTACTTGAGCAATATGTCGAAGAGCGTTGTCTTGTTTGAGAATCACCTCTCTCCTCTGAGACCCACGTCGTCTCTCTCTCACGGCTGGCTTcaaattatttaaaagtaaatacGAGTAGTATCGGCTGTTCACTGTAcgttgctcttcgagataatcacaaaaaaactgGACGTTCAGCATTCAAAAAGACCGTCAACATGGCTTTTCCTGCTGATTTTTTTCGTGACGTGTGAGTTGGTGTGGTTCCACTCCACGGCTTGTCTTTTTGATTCCgggtcataatagtgaacccaagtttgaaaaatggctctgagcactatggaacgtagaactacttacacctaactaacctaaagacaccacacacactcatgcccgaggtaggattcgaacctgcgaccgtagcggtcgcgcggttccagactgtagcgcatagaaccgctcggccactgcggccggcgaaccaAAATTTGAtcccaagttaaaattttgttgatgaaGTGCTCACCCTAGCTTTCATAATGTTCCTTTACCTCTGTGCacgctctcaaccttgtttccttgtgtagccgcgtcaactcctttgggacccatcttgcgtgTGCTTTGCTGTACTTCAGAATGTTACAGACACTGTTATGAAGTGCACCAGTACTagcttgaaccttatcaactatcatttccacggTCACACTTCGGTCGGCACGtaaaatgtcatcaattcgactatCAAATGAAGGACTTGAAATTGCAACTGGTCAGCTAGAACGGTGTTCGTCAATCAATTAGTCGCTACCAACTTTGAAATGCTCTATCCACTTGTaagaatttgcacgattcatacaaccttcaccattaaCATtacacattctacagtatatattcactggctgCTCGCTTTCAGAAAGTACAAAACAaataacagaatgttgttcaaCTACTGTGAACTTTTCAAGCAGAGTCGCCATATTTAAACGTATTTTTGGAgttataaacaaaaaaaatgttgatactcagctgatcagggctcgtcccagtgatgccaacttaaagctaaagaggtaccaaacttgccctactaacagtttccCTCACACCAATTTGTCTctctaattactgaatgaccctcctAGGTAAGATATCGAAATTTCATTCAACATTGAGAGCATGACGATATCTCATGTCGTTCTCGGTTTATTGGTTTTTCTATCTGGTGGACAGCCAAACTTAATGCACCCATTTCCCCCTCTGTGCGTCAGGAATTATGTGGTCATAACAATGGGCATCTTTCATAAACGGTTCATGATTTTAGAGCCAGATTCTTGCAACTGATGGAACGCAAATAGGAGCATATGTTGTGTAACGAATAGTATAATCTTTTTTATTCCGTGAGGTCTGGAAGTAACTTGTCTGCAGCACTGAGTGGTCGGAGCTCAGGAACCATACAGACATCAATGGCATTGTGAGAAAACCCAAGCGGCTCGCGTATACACCTCCCCAGCACCTGGGGAGTGGTAGAGCTGGACATGTACACACGCCGACAGCTGTGAAATGGTTGAAGGTGGTCAAAGGAGCAATAGCTGGGGCTATTGCGGTGCTACATTTGTACTGGTGTGCACTTTGATATGAATGGCGTGTATCGGATGCTACAGAGAACAGCGACAACTGGAAAACAATTGCGGGCCGGGATGTTTACGGTCTGATTCGTATCAGTGGACGAGCCCACCTGACGTGGTGGCAGTTACTGTATTGACCACTCGGGGGGAGCCAGATTCGGCTGTCGTATGCAGCCCATGTGTgtctttcactttctctccatatCGATACAACGGCTGGTCGACGAAGCGGCATCGCGATCACGTATTAAAACGTGAGAACGAGCACGTGACTTGCCGTGGGGTAGATTCATCTTTAGGCGTGCTGAAGACTGCGGCATTTAGAGTGAACGTTTAGTCGTTAAAAAGTTCTGCTTTCATTGAattctgcaaaattttgccgaagATAAATACACGACCACGTATGTTGAGCagaggaaatgtgcaaaatattcaGCTGAGGTAATACAGAATTTGTCTATCACATTATAGAATGAGATGAACTTTTTGGATATTCGTAAGAGTCGACAACTAGGCAGGAAGCAAGTGTTTGGGTGTTCCAAGACTCATCAGAACGAACtgggaaaaatagttcaaatggttctgagcattatgggacttaaaatctgaggtcatcagtctcctagacttagaactacttaaacctaactaacctaagcacatcacacacacccatgccccaggcaggattcgaacctgcgaccgtagcagcagcgcggttgcggacttaagcgcctagaaccgctcgacaacagGGGCCGGCATGTCGAAACACCTCTTTGAAATAAATTCATAGTCACATTTACAGTAGGTAAAAAAAGATTGGTCTAAGTAGGTGTAAATAGAATAACACAGTCATTTAACGCTTTCATTGTTAAAACCCattttacacacatttaaaaaaatcggAAACTTTCTTCTGCCGTATTCAGTGGCGTATCATCACTAACGAAAAACGTTTCAGTTGAAAATCAATGaggcgagaaattttgtgggctCGTTTTATGCTGACCATCAGCTCACAAGCAGGTGCCCAACCATGAGACTATTATACGTTCCAAATTATGGGTGCACAAACGAGCATTGATGTGACACGTTTATATTGTTATAAATTTCGATGTTTGTTATTGTTGAAATAATAGTGTTTCAGAGGCTGTTAGTAGTTTGGTTATGGTAAGCGTTTAACGTAATAGTATTGTGAGAAAATGGAAGGTAACGTAAAAAATATTGCAGATGATTTTTTTCATCTTGTCTCGAATTCCTTCATTCAACTTTAGCTCATCAGCGCTCCTCGAAATTGACTGCTTACAATTCGTTTGCAGAATTTCGTCGACCTCACGCACCCATTTTGTGGAGGTTGATAATAATCGCTGGTTGGTCctgtagagtaaatatctctggagtgagcattgcgttctgcgcatgttgtcaacattaaaccaggattgtcacgtgttttcgggacttttcGCTGTGCGTgtactttctgcagcgtttgaagtttataatatcaagagtttttgttatgtttcaccgtttgttgatagtgtaatagcgatggtcaATTACTGTTGTTGCTGCGGATGCGAAGAAAAATATCTGAAAGGagagatagtaacttttcatgggtacataccatgtagctctaattattgttatcatattagtaagagacactgtatatgtttaaaaatttcgagacgcattataattacgGCTTGATTccgtagacctatttttctacgattttatgactataacaGATATTACGGCCCGTACAAaaacttacaaacaatcgcttcctctcttaagtttgctagtggaacaggaaagggaatggttagttgtttcagtaaatactatccgccatgcatttatcagtgacttgtcgattctgtatatagattactcagtctattaTTTACATAATAAACTGGGagaaagtacgtaaaatgcgttaaataaatacttcaaagtgccaccagtaagaaaaattgtgctttaggtcgcaaaaacgagaaaataaatacgcagaaatagcagaaaaaaaggacgaattagcagggatataatcgctaatgtgaggCAAAtttggtgtttttcggacacttgcaaaagcaccagcgtactgtcaagtcgttttgcaagactatcaatGCAAAAATGTTcgtcaggctctgtaatattataaagtgccgtatcataccgaaaacaaccacaaatcgagtgcatctgaactgtgacacctatctcaaagaagcagaatgtaatatcacttgccctaaaaagttacgtagctggtttattcccggtagcaaatggatactgttaaaatgtctgcgcaacatatataaacaatccgcgacacgtacgaaaagaatctgtCTGTACTGGGggtgtagtgacattctaaatatacagggcgctatacggacaaacacacgacgtcccgagaacacgtgaccaggggGGCAACGTATGCCGACAAGCATGTCATAGCTGCCATAGGTAGAGCGTGGTTTATGATCAATGATGCTGGTGGTGACGTGCACAATGGAGGAACAACCAGTCCATTTCTGTCGTCAATAAAAGACGAGTTCAAAAAGTGCACATCTGAGCAGGCACGAAGTCCAGAATGTGGTAAGTCATCCACTCCAAACGTGATCTTTGCGATACGTGCTTTCCGCGTCTCGTCATCGGTATATTGCTGTCAAATGCTGATACTTGCGCTGAGAGATGGCTTTCCAGCCGGTACGAAATTCGGTTCATCCCATTTTGAAACTAGTATACgctgaaaaaaaatagtttttgcacAACTTACAACCTGATAGCtttgctcgacgaagaactgaaaTTATTTTCGATATTTAGCACAGTTACTTCGTTGCATCGAATGAAGTAAAACAGTGCACAAAATTTTAGAGTATTCAGAGATAAAAATGCATTTCGTGTACTTTACGTACATTTGATTTTAGCTAGTACATTGCGGTGTGTGAAATGTGCTAGTCATTCAATAAATAAAGAGACAGATTAGTCcgaagaaaaaagcgtttatttttacaatacaATGCttttcctacttttcaacattatccccttgaacatttaggcacttgttccaacgggcgaCAAGCTTTTTTTATTCAGGCTGCAAAgagctctttatcttgatgtttgaaccaatttcccacaaactttttcacgtcctcgtccTGGAACGTGTCCCCACGTAATgcttccttcagtgcaccaaacgaaTGGAAATCACCAGGTGCTAAATCATGACTGTAATggagatgaggcagtacttcccaggccATTTCAGGAATTAGTTGAGCAATTTGACGAtgcgcgttgtcttgctggagaatcactactctcaTCTGAGACCGACGACGTCTCTCTCTCACGGCTGACTTCACCTTTTTGAAAGGCAAATTCGAGATGTACTGGCTGTTCATTGTCTGCTGCTCTTCCAGATAATTTCAAAAAAGTGGACCTTCAGCTTCCCAAAACATCGTGAACATGGCTTTTCCTGCTGATTCttgggttttgaactttttcttgacgggtgagttggtgtgcttccattgAATTGTTTGTATTTTTCAGTATGGCACATAACAGTGAACCAACGTTTCACCCCAAgccaaaattttgttgaggaagtgctcatcttctctttcataacgttcctttaactCTGTGCACACTCCAAACCTTTTTTCCTTGTGTAACCGCGTCAACTCCTTTTGGACCCATCTAGCacgtgttttgcggtacttcagcctgttacagataatgttatgaagtgtagcagtactaacttgaaccttatgaACTATCATTTTCACAATCATACGGCGGTCAGCACGAAAAATcacatcaattcgactttcaagtgagggagttgaactGGTAAGATACAACAATGTTGggcagtcactgagtcgcgaccatttatTAACTGCTCTAGCCACTTGTAAAATTTTCCATCATTCATACAACATTCACCATAGACTTtacacattctacagtatatattcactggcttCTCGCCTTCCGCAagtaaaaaaaacgaagaacagaaAGTTGTTCAACTAATTTGGACGTTTCAGCAGAGTCGCCATATTGAAacgtatttttgaagctattaacaaaacaatgttgatacatcagctgatcagggctcgtcccagtgatgccaacttaaagccatagaggttccaaacttgccctactaacaatTTTCCTCGCACCAATTTGTCTCTCTAATTACTGAATGACACTGTTAggtaagatatcgaaattttattcaaaattgagAGCATGACAATATCTTATGTCGTTCTCGGGTTAATGGTTTTTCTATCTGGTGGACAGCCAAACTTAATGCACCCATTTCCACCTCTGTGCGTCAGGAATTATGTGGTCATAACAATGGGCATCTTTCATAAACGGTTCATGATATTAGAGCCAGATTCTTGCAACTGATGGAACGCAAATAGGAGCATATGTTGTGTAACGAATAGTATAATCTTTTTTATTGGTATGGAAGTAACTTGTCTGCAGCACTGAGTGGTCGGAGCTCAGGAAGCATACAGACATCAATAGCATTGTGAGAAAACCCAAGCTGCTCACGTATACACCTCCCCAGCACCTGGGGAGTGGTAGAGCTGGACATGTACACACGCCGACAGCTGT
It encodes:
- the LOC126109377 gene encoding uncharacterized protein LOC126109377 is translated as MAVRALIAAAAFLAVFQGSSAAAAVDVLPQAFANATAPLPLPKHSVYFYISNATAVKQQVQSALQAYLADMGMTVDMMAARTLRQLYQQESNYFKHFEYLALHPEQLVPTSYDSALPYLGALYRRMVALVKDGASATSRATPQVSRNLRQVEYSEWSPEDSYVKLPEVVGKGLSELRSWVNNLMDTGLSAANSQLAGIMKKTREEQLIPYVQSAQFNARRASGWYEDKFQQYSSPEVYQDFVAARQELWDLQLVA